The following are encoded in a window of Heterodontus francisci isolate sHetFra1 chromosome 2, sHetFra1.hap1, whole genome shotgun sequence genomic DNA:
- the iba57 gene encoding putative transferase CAF17 homolog, mitochondrial, with the protein MLLPCFPAGCCRTLGVLLRLQAAGRRITAVARWERRVCTDTGLTAARYRCYDLTHRQLLRLQGQDAGVFLQGLVTNDVEAVVSGTREAMYCHLLNLQGRTMFDVILYRLHKSQDEEPTILLECDATLLDGVQKHLKVYKIRRKVDIAPCPDLSLWTILPFEQLTKTGSALELNAKKVVVCTHDPRTDAMGWRLVLSKFVNPLDVVPGSHLGDIQDYHRHRYKLGIAEGVKDLPSGVAIPLESNLVYMNGISFTKGCYIGQELTARTHYTGVIRKRLMPIQLDNPLSPGSVPENMQIVTESGKSAGRLRSYEGNVGLAMIRLAFANEPLHLRTTGNARVQLKASVPDWWPNDEKNK; encoded by the exons ATGTTGCTGCCCTGCTTTCCGGCCGGCTGTTGCCGAACATTAGGGGTTTTACTGCGGCTACAAGCGGCCGGTAGACGGATCACCGCAGTAGCGAGATGGGAGCGGCGCGTTTGCACCGACACTGGGCTAACTGCCGCCCGCTACCGCTGCTATGACTTGACCCACCGGCAGTTGCTGCGGCTGCAGGGCCAGGACGCTGGCGTCTTCTTGCAGGGCCTAGTTACGAACGACGTGGAGGCTGTGGTGAGCGGAACCCGGGAGGCAATGTACTGTCACCTACTTAACTTACAGGGGAGAACCATGTTCGATGTGATTCTCTACAG ATTGCACAAAAGCCAAGATGAAGAGCCAACCATTCTCCTGGAATGTGATGCCACACTGCTTGATGGTGTTCAGAAGCATTTAAAAGTTTATAAGATTAGAAGAAAGGTGGACATAGCCCCTTGTCCAGATCTTTCCCTGTGGACAATACTCCCATTTGAACAGTTAACCAAAACTGGCAGTGCTTTAGAACTAAATGCAAAGAAGGTGGTGGTATGCACACATGATCCTAGAACTGATGCCATGGgatggcggttggtgttgagcaaGTTTGTCAACCCATTAGACGTTGTCCCAGGAAGTCATCTAGGCGATATCCAGGACTACCATAGACATCGGTATAAGTTAG GAATTGCAGAAGGTGTGAAGGACCTTCCATCTGGAGTAGCAATACCTCTGGAATCAAACTTAGTTTATATGAATGGGATCAGTTTCACCAAAGGCTGTTATATTGGCCAAGAGTTAACAGCTCGGACTCACTACACGGGCGTAATTAGGAAAAGGTTGATGCCAATCCAGCTGGATAACCCTTTGTCACCTGGCAGCGTTCCTGAAAACATGCAGATTGTGACCGAATCTGGAAAATCGGCTGGAAGGCTCCGAAGCTATGAGGGTAATGTTGGTTTAGCCATGATTCGACTGGCCTTCGCAAATGAACCACTTCATCTGCGCACAACAGGCAATGCTCGTGTGCAGTTGAAGGCATCAGTTCCAGATTGGTGGCCAAATGATgaaaagaataaataa